One window of the Candidatus Zixiibacteriota bacterium genome contains the following:
- a CDS encoding hypothetical protein (Evidence 5 : Unknown function) yields the protein MNENGKRGRFMIINKSLFNFIMVLLGMSGAYFTTIGNIKMQLAEKAETVLVEALDKKLARMEVVIKEGRVSKDEFFQFRNNVESRLARIEFYLAEERR from the coding sequence ATGAATGAAAACGGCAAGCGGGGTCGGTTCATGATAATAAATAAATCGCTGTTCAATTTTATCATGGTGCTTCTGGGGATGTCGGGGGCCTATTTCACGACTATCGGGAACATCAAGATGCAACTGGCGGAAAAGGCGGAAACGGTTCTGGTGGAGGCGCTCGACAAGAAACTGGCCCGGATGGAAGTGGTGATCAAAGAGGGGCGGGTCAGCAAAGATGAATTTTTCCAATTTCGCAATAATGTGGAATCGCGCCTGGCGCGAATCGAATTTTACTTGGCGGAGGAGAGGAGATAA
- a CDS encoding hypothetical protein (Evidence 5 : Unknown function), with product MPQIHKSLEKIEAFCRYLEAEAMEAINFDDIRAVLENSVQDLKGLSQIAAELACLKEEYRARIAGMLRANLASRKDEDDAELLCRVSDSFEGIEAEELVRLYDRTVRRFRENFPASFKYLAHGAERGARRDWSEHKI from the coding sequence GTGCCGCAAATACACAAGAGTCTTGAAAAAATTGAGGCATTCTGCCGGTATCTCGAGGCGGAGGCAATGGAAGCAATCAATTTTGACGATATCCGGGCGGTGCTCGAGAATTCGGTGCAGGATCTGAAGGGGCTGAGTCAAATCGCGGCGGAACTGGCTTGTTTGAAAGAGGAGTATCGGGCCCGGATAGCGGGAATGCTTCGGGCCAATCTGGCCAGCCGCAAGGATGAAGATGACGCCGAACTGCTGTGCCGTGTCTCCGATTCATTCGAAGGAATCGAAGCGGAGGAACTGGTGCGGTTGTATGATCGGACGGTGCGTCGTTTCCGCGAAAATTTTCCGGCCAGTTTCAAGTATCTGGCGCACGGGGCGGAGAGGGGCGCGCGGCGCGACTGGAGCGAGCATAAAATATAG